The window ATTAGTAATTGGATTAACTTTAGTTTTAATTCATTTATTAGGGATTCCATTAACTGGAACTTCAGTAAACCCAGCAAGAAGTATCTCACCAGCGATTTTTGCCGGTGGCGAAGCATTGTCTCAACTATGGGTCTTCATTCTAGCTCCAATTGTTGGCGGAATTTTAGCAGCAATCGTTGGAAAATCATTATTAGGTAGTGAAGAAGCGTAATTAAAGCTTAAACAAAAGAGTCAGCTCTAGGCTAATAACTAGAATTGACTCTTTTTTTTATTCCGTTAAATTAAAGAAAAAGAGAAAATACTAGAACTAGATTACATAACGATGAAAAGAATGAATAAATTAAAAAAATAGGTGTTGTTTCAGATTTAGAAAGTCATAAAAGTTAGTGAAATAAAAAAATCAGACTTTAGTCCGATATGTTTAATATTACATTTGTGAGACATCTTCGTGTAGCGGTAGTCTTTATTTAAAATCTTATGTTACAATGTTGTAAGTGTTAAAGAAGCACATTAAAAATTAAAATAAAACCTAAACATATAAAAATAAAAACCAACTTACATGGAGGAATTTAGAGTGAAAAAACGTTTACTTACTTTAGTGATTGCAGGAACTTTATCAGTAACAGCTTTAGCATCACCTTTAACAGTATTAGCAGATGAGTACTCAGATAAAATTGATGCTCAAAACCAAAAAATTAAAGAGATTGAAACACAAGAACAAGATGTTAAAACAAAATTATCAGGTGTGACAAAAGAAATCGTAGTTGCTGAAGAAAAAGCACGTACATTGATAGAACAAAGCGAAGCAACACAAAAAGAAATGGACAAATTAACTACACAAATTACTGATTTAAATGAAAAGATTGAAAGTAGAACGGCTCAATTAGAAAAACAAGCTCGTGCTGTTCAAGTAAGTGCAGGTAGCGAAGGATATGTAGATTTCATTTTATCAGCAGAATCATTATCTGACGTTGTTGGACGTGTAGATGTTGTTGCTCAAATGGTTTCAGCTAATCGTGAACTCGTTAAAGCTCAAGCAGACGATAAAGCATCTGTTGAAGCTAGCAAAACAAAAACAGAAGAAAAATTAGCAGATCAACGTAAAGTTACAGGCGAATTAGAAAAATTAAAAGGTGAACTTGAAGGCAAAAAACTTGAGCAAGAATCAGCTGTAGCAACATTAGCTGCTTCAAAAACAACTGCTGAAGGTGAACGTGATACATTTATTGCTAAAAAAGATGAAGCTGATAAAAAAGCTGCGGCATTAGCAGCAGCAACACTTGCAGCAAAAACTCCACCACCAGCACCAGTTCAAACGGATGCTCCAAAAAATGTACCTAACAATGCTGGAACAGATACACCTGCGATTCAAATGCCATCTACAAGTGGAACTGTAACAGCTGCAGAAGGACAAGCAATTGTTGCTGAAGCTGCTAACTATTTAGGAACACCTTATGTATGGGCTGGGAAATCTCCAGGAGGTTTTGATTGCTCGGGCTTTACAGGATATGTTTATAGCCGTGTATTAGGTAAATCAATTGGTGGATTTACAGTTCCTCAAGAATCATCTGGTGTTGAAGTACCAATGAGTGCTTTACAAGCAGGAGATTTATTATTCTGGGGCGCTCGTGGTTCAACTCATCACGTAGCAATCTATGTTGGTGGCGGAACCTATATTCATGCTCCACAAACTGGCGACGTTGTAAAATACCAAAGCTTGAGTGGATATGCTCCATCATTTGCAATCCGTGTTGTAAAATAATTCAGTTAAATCATGCTTAAACAGATAAGGGAATCTTCCTTTGTCTGTTTTTTTTGCTAAA is drawn from Carnobacterium gallinarum DSM 4847 and contains these coding sequences:
- a CDS encoding coiled-coil domain-containing protein, whose protein sequence is MKKRLLTLVIAGTLSVTALASPLTVLADEYSDKIDAQNQKIKEIETQEQDVKTKLSGVTKEIVVAEEKARTLIEQSEATQKEMDKLTTQITDLNEKIESRTAQLEKQARAVQVSAGSEGYVDFILSAESLSDVVGRVDVVAQMVSANRELVKAQADDKASVEASKTKTEEKLADQRKVTGELEKLKGELEGKKLEQESAVATLAASKTTAEGERDTFIAKKDEADKKAAALAAATLAAKTPPPAPVQTDAPKNVPNNAGTDTPAIQMPSTSGTVTAAEGQAIVAEAANYLGTPYVWAGKSPGGFDCSGFTGYVYSRVLGKSIGGFTVPQESSGVEVPMSALQAGDLLFWGARGSTHHVAIYVGGGTYIHAPQTGDVVKYQSLSGYAPSFAIRVVK